A single window of Candidatus Dadabacteria bacterium DNA harbors:
- a CDS encoding 4Fe-4S binding protein, giving the protein RAYAQKGENIVRASCVGCGVCAAVCPRGVLKLENGGTFKDRFSGSDKPLGALIDSLKHV; this is encoded by the coding sequence TCAGGGCTTACGCGCAGAAGGGTGAAAACATAGTGAGAGCGTCGTGCGTCGGATGCGGAGTGTGTGCAGCCGTGTGCCCAAGGGGTGTGCTTAAGCTTGAAAACGGAGGAACTTTCAAGGACAGGTTCTCTGGGTCCGACAAACCGCTTGGTGCTCTTATCGACTCGCTGAAACATGTCTAG